A single Pseudodesulfovibrio aespoeensis Aspo-2 DNA region contains:
- a CDS encoding glycosyltransferase family protein encodes MANRPVRVRIVNELGNAQSLPDDPAQFEVLPGGSEVIFLGLGPDPASTAAHFPQFATAAYLDCPAMADQIDGWLAAVPAGFSPLAPEAFTPERAASATIVRYRPGLKAFPCFFAPLAARVALARSGCPGAKDASGTLHGKTVWLPSDPLGMLARELALAFESRGLRVLSVDREALERSPGTELPRLLAQGVPDLFFSVNFRGLEPFGLGFEILREAGVRVGVWLVDNPFNLLTGIKSGFWQQARLFVTDHTFIGPLVESGARWVKHLPLAASPELFAGDRAASGPLPDCASDLADKLVFVGRSEFPGKREFFAGLTPDPALLAEAEAMLARGQRPDSHWWRERVPVPLWPGNAVRRVGVGAEAAGYAWRARCLAAAGPEAIIFGDEGWRDAPGVTAQVRPPLDYYGALPAVYRAASACLNVTGMQLPAGLTQRHFDVWCAGGLLLTDANPGLAIFPKELTAPVTFAAPADILPRFQTLRANPAARDSLRRDWRALILAEHTYAHRADTVLTALGL; translated from the coding sequence ATGGCAAACCGCCCCGTCAGAGTCCGCATCGTCAACGAGCTGGGCAACGCCCAGTCCCTGCCCGACGATCCCGCCCAGTTCGAAGTCCTGCCCGGCGGGTCCGAAGTGATCTTTCTCGGCCTCGGTCCGGACCCGGCCTCCACTGCCGCGCACTTTCCCCAATTCGCCACTGCCGCCTACCTCGACTGCCCGGCCATGGCCGACCAGATCGACGGCTGGCTAGCTGCCGTCCCGGCTGGATTCTCGCCCCTTGCCCCAGAGGCGTTCACCCCGGAGCGCGCTGCCTCGGCCACCATTGTCCGCTACCGGCCCGGGCTCAAGGCGTTCCCGTGCTTTTTCGCCCCCCTGGCTGCCAGGGTCGCCCTGGCCAGATCCGGATGCCCTGGCGCAAAGGACGCATCCGGCACCCTGCATGGCAAGACCGTCTGGCTCCCCTCGGACCCACTCGGCATGCTGGCCCGCGAGCTGGCCCTGGCCTTCGAGTCCAGGGGGCTGCGCGTCCTGAGTGTGGACCGCGAGGCGTTGGAGCGTTCGCCCGGCACCGAGCTGCCCCGGCTCCTGGCCCAGGGCGTGCCCGACCTGTTCTTCAGCGTCAATTTCCGGGGACTGGAGCCGTTCGGCCTTGGTTTCGAGATATTGCGCGAGGCCGGGGTCAGGGTGGGGGTCTGGCTGGTGGACAATCCCTTCAATCTGCTCACTGGCATCAAGTCCGGCTTCTGGCAACAGGCGCGACTCTTTGTCACGGACCATACCTTCATCGGTCCGCTGGTGGAGAGCGGGGCGCGCTGGGTCAAACACCTGCCCCTGGCGGCCAGCCCGGAATTGTTCGCCGGGGACCGCGCCGCCAGCGGCCCGCTGCCCGACTGCGCCAGTGACCTTGCGGACAAACTCGTCTTCGTGGGCCGCTCCGAGTTCCCGGGCAAGCGCGAGTTCTTTGCCGGGCTGACCCCGGACCCGGCCCTGCTGGCCGAGGCAGAGGCCATGCTTGCGCGCGGCCAGCGGCCCGACTCCCACTGGTGGCGCGAGCGCGTCCCTGTCCCTCTGTGGCCGGGCAACGCGGTGCGCCGGGTGGGCGTGGGGGCCGAGGCCGCCGGATACGCGTGGCGGGCGCGCTGTCTGGCCGCTGCCGGACCCGAGGCGATCATCTTCGGCGATGAGGGGTGGCGCGACGCGCCGGGCGTCACGGCCCAGGTGCGCCCGCCGCTCGACTACTACGGAGCCCTGCCAGCGGTATACCGCGCGGCCTCGGCCTGCCTCAACGTCACCGGCATGCAGCTCCCTGCGGGCCTGACCCAGCGGCACTTTGACGTCTGGTGCGCGGGCGGTCTGCTGCTGACCGACGCCAACCCCGGTCTGGCCATATTCCCCAAGGAACTGACCGCCCCCGTGACCTTTGCCGCTCCGGCAGACATCCTGCCCCGGTTCCAAACGCTGCGCGCCAACCCTGCGGCCCGCGACAGCCTGCGCCGCGACTGGCGCGCCCTGATCCTGGCCGAGCATACCTACGCCCACCGCGCGGACACGGTCCTCACCGCGCTGGGCCTCTGA
- a CDS encoding YebC/PmpR family DNA-binding transcriptional regulator, whose amino-acid sequence MAGHSKWANIQHRKGRQDAKKAKFFTKAAKDIILAAKAGGGNPEDNSGLRLAIQKAKQVNLPKDRIENAIKKGTGELAGGDFIEVMYEGYGPGGVALLVDAATDNRNRTVAEIRHTFSKHGGSMAEAGAVSYMFSKKGVIIFDKEKFTEDQLMEVGLEAGAEDIMDDGDSLIVHTAPGDFMAVQQAFTDAGMAFESAEVGRVPENLIPVDVSTGRKTMNLFDALEDNDDVQKVYLNADFPDELFEDE is encoded by the coding sequence ATGGCCGGACACAGTAAATGGGCGAACATCCAGCACCGCAAAGGTCGCCAGGACGCCAAGAAAGCGAAATTCTTCACCAAGGCAGCCAAGGACATCATCCTGGCGGCCAAGGCGGGCGGCGGGAACCCGGAGGACAACTCCGGCCTGAGACTGGCCATCCAGAAGGCCAAGCAGGTCAACCTGCCCAAGGACAGGATCGAGAACGCCATCAAGAAGGGCACGGGCGAGCTGGCGGGCGGCGACTTCATCGAGGTCATGTACGAGGGGTACGGCCCTGGCGGCGTGGCCCTGCTCGTGGACGCGGCCACGGACAACCGCAACCGCACCGTGGCCGAGATCAGGCACACCTTCAGCAAGCACGGCGGCAGCATGGCCGAGGCCGGAGCCGTGTCCTACATGTTCAGCAAAAAGGGCGTGATCATCTTCGACAAGGAGAAGTTCACCGAGGACCAGCTCATGGAAGTGGGTCTGGAGGCCGGAGCCGAGGACATCATGGACGACGGCGATTCCCTGATCGTGCACACCGCGCCCGGCGACTTCATGGCCGTGCAGCAGGCGTTCACCGACGCCGGGATGGCCTTTGAATCCGCCGAGGTGGGCCGGGTTCCCGAGAACCTCATCCCCGTGGATGTGTCCACAGGCCGCAAGACCATGAACCTGTTCGACGCCCTGGAAGACAACGACGACGTGCAGAAGGTCTACCTCAACGCAGATTTCCCGGACGAACTGTTCGAGGACGAGTAG
- a CDS encoding GlsB/YeaQ/YmgE family stress response membrane protein, translating to MGIVAFLLIGLLAGFLAGKITTGGGFGLVGNLVVGVVGAVVGGLTFGLLGFQTTSLLGSLITATAGAVILLFLISLARK from the coding sequence ATGGGAATCGTCGCTTTTCTGCTGATCGGCCTGCTGGCCGGATTCCTGGCGGGCAAGATAACCACAGGCGGAGGGTTCGGGCTGGTCGGCAACCTGGTTGTCGGCGTGGTGGGCGCGGTGGTGGGCGGGCTGACCTTCGGCCTGCTCGGCTTCCAGACCACGAGCCTGCTCGGATCGCTGATCACGGCCACTGCCGGGGCCGTGATCCTGCTCTTTCTCATCAGCCTCGCCCGAAAATGA
- the ruvB gene encoding Holliday junction branch migration DNA helicase RuvB, translating to MTKNTLPEESVRPRRLGDFIGQDELRANLDVFIRAATERDRPLDHTLFYGNPGLGKTTLARIMASELGVNMVTTSGPVMERSGDLAAILTNLDRGDILFIDEIHRMPATVEEVLYPAMEDFQIDLIIGSGPGARTVKLDLEPFTLVGATTRLGLLTSPLRDRFGCIFRIEFYSPEELGRIVERAATIIGVHVDSGGALAIGRRARGTPRIANRLLRRVRDYALVHGDGTVTREIAESSLERLEVDQHGLDTMDRKILSLMVENFNGGPVGLKTIAAACAEEVRTIEDIYEPYLIQCGFLKRTPRGRVATAKAYQHLKMRMDDRLNLL from the coding sequence ATGACCAAGAACACGCTCCCCGAGGAAAGCGTCCGGCCCCGCCGCCTTGGGGACTTCATCGGCCAGGACGAGCTGCGCGCCAACCTCGATGTCTTCATCCGGGCCGCCACCGAGCGCGACAGGCCGCTCGACCACACCCTTTTCTACGGCAACCCCGGCCTGGGCAAGACCACCCTGGCGCGGATCATGGCCAGCGAGCTGGGCGTGAACATGGTCACCACCTCCGGCCCGGTCATGGAGCGCTCCGGCGACCTGGCCGCCATCCTGACCAACCTCGACCGGGGCGACATCCTGTTCATCGACGAGATCCACCGCATGCCCGCCACGGTGGAGGAAGTGCTCTACCCGGCCATGGAGGATTTCCAGATCGATCTGATCATCGGGTCCGGCCCTGGCGCGCGCACGGTCAAGCTCGACCTGGAGCCCTTCACCCTGGTGGGGGCCACCACGCGGCTGGGGCTTTTGACCTCGCCTCTGCGTGACCGGTTCGGCTGCATCTTCCGCATCGAGTTCTACTCGCCCGAGGAGCTGGGCCGCATCGTGGAGCGGGCCGCCACCATCATCGGCGTCCATGTTGATTCCGGGGGCGCACTGGCCATCGGACGGCGGGCCAGGGGCACCCCGCGCATCGCCAACCGGCTCTTGCGCCGCGTGCGCGACTACGCCCTGGTCCACGGCGACGGCACGGTCACCCGCGAGATCGCCGAGTCCTCCCTGGAGCGGCTCGAAGTGGACCAGCACGGGCTGGACACCATGGACCGCAAGATCCTCTCGCTCATGGTGGAGAACTTCAACGGCGGGCCTGTGGGCCTCAAGACCATCGCCGCTGCCTGCGCCGAAGAGGTGCGCACCATCGAGGACATCTACGAGCCCTACCTGATCCAGTGCGGCTTTCTCAAACGCACCCCTCGGGGCCGGGTGGCCACGGCCAAGGCCTACCAGCACCTCAAGATGCGCATGGACGACCGCCTCAATCTGCTCTAG
- the ruvA gene encoding Holliday junction branch migration protein RuvA: MIGYLQGTLLAAHDKGLVLLTPGGVGYEVAAPTSVLARLPGRGGEVSLFVHTQVGEKAIDLFGFLESDDLDLFRTLISIDKLGPKKALAILSMFDAEHLREVAYREDATTLSTVPGIGPKSAKQILWHLKDKVNKLSPAPSRGSAKVEGPRGEYLDTLAGLKGLGYSEDEVRPMILEIFDAEPDLDAAGAIRATLRKIAAARS, encoded by the coding sequence ATGATCGGATATCTTCAGGGAACGCTGCTCGCCGCCCATGACAAGGGGCTGGTGCTGCTCACCCCCGGCGGCGTGGGCTACGAGGTGGCCGCGCCCACGTCGGTCCTGGCCCGGCTGCCCGGCAGGGGCGGCGAGGTGTCGCTCTTCGTCCACACCCAGGTGGGCGAAAAGGCCATCGATCTCTTCGGGTTCCTGGAGAGCGACGACCTCGACCTGTTCCGCACCCTCATCTCCATCGACAAGCTGGGGCCGAAAAAGGCCCTGGCCATCCTGTCCATGTTCGATGCCGAGCACCTGCGCGAAGTGGCCTATCGCGAGGACGCGACCACCCTTTCGACCGTGCCGGGCATTGGCCCCAAGTCGGCCAAGCAGATATTGTGGCACCTCAAGGACAAGGTCAACAAGCTCTCCCCTGCCCCGTCCAGGGGCAGCGCCAAGGTCGAGGGACCGCGCGGCGAATACCTCGACACCCTTGCGGGTCTCAAGGGGCTGGGGTATTCCGAGGATGAGGTGAGACCCATGATACTGGAAATCTTCGACGCCGAGCCCGACCTTGATGCCGCCGGAGCCATCCGCGCAACGCTCAGAAAGATAGCGGCGGCCCGGTCATGA
- the modA gene encoding molybdate ABC transporter substrate-binding protein, producing MKRIAPFLLVLALVLPSSALAADLLIAQAANFTSIMQDEIIPAFEKATGLTVQATYASTGKLYGQIVNDAPFDMLLAADESRPDKLYADGLAQKPFVYAQGQVVFWSLDTKLCAQGWKAALQDPAVKKIAIANTETAPYGTSAMKALQAAGIWDAVQPRLVFGQSISQVFQFASSGAADVGFIAYSSIFTEEGKKGCFVVVDEAPPVVQAGCILKKAPNPEAAARFAEFLASPEVQAMKLKYGYK from the coding sequence ATGAAACGGATAGCCCCATTCCTGCTTGTTCTTGCCCTTGTCCTGCCGTCGAGCGCCCTGGCCGCAGACTTGCTCATAGCCCAGGCCGCCAACTTCACGTCGATCATGCAGGATGAGATCATCCCGGCCTTTGAGAAGGCCACGGGCCTGACCGTCCAGGCCACCTATGCCTCCACCGGCAAGCTGTACGGGCAGATCGTCAACGACGCCCCCTTTGACATGCTGCTGGCCGCCGACGAGAGCCGCCCGGACAAGCTCTATGCCGACGGCCTGGCCCAAAAACCCTTTGTCTACGCCCAGGGGCAGGTGGTGTTCTGGTCGCTCGACACGAAGCTGTGCGCACAGGGATGGAAGGCTGCGTTGCAGGACCCGGCGGTGAAGAAGATCGCCATCGCCAACACGGAGACCGCGCCCTACGGCACCTCGGCCATGAAGGCCCTGCAGGCCGCCGGGATCTGGGACGCGGTGCAGCCCAGGCTCGTGTTCGGCCAGTCCATTTCCCAGGTCTTCCAGTTCGCATCCTCGGGCGCGGCTGACGTGGGCTTCATCGCCTATTCCTCGATCTTCACGGAAGAGGGCAAGAAGGGCTGCTTTGTGGTCGTGGATGAGGCACCCCCGGTAGTCCAGGCGGGTTGCATCCTCAAGAAAGCGCCCAACCCCGAGGCGGCGGCGCGTTTTGCCGAATTTCTGGCCTCGCCGGAAGTGCAGGCCATGAAGCTGAAGTACGGATACAAATAG
- a CDS encoding FprA family A-type flavoprotein — translation MRKIVESVYWVGVVDWDRRLFDSLIPLPDGTTYNAYLIQGSEKTALLDAVDPDFAGTLMAAIDTVSRIDYIVSHHAEQDHSGSIPMVLARHPGAKVVATAKAKAMLMDLMPIPEDAFIVAADGDTLSLGDKTLTFIHTPWVHWPETMVTYLAEDKILFSCDFFGSHIASSDLFVTDQCRVHESAKRYFAEIMMPFRNVIAKNVDKLSGYDIQTIAPSHGQIYGQPGWIMDAYREWVSASARNVVTLPFVSMHGSTRLMVDHLTAALAERGVRVELFNLAVTDIGKLAMSLVDAGSIVLGVPTVLAGPHPLAAYAAFLANALRPKAKFLSIIGSYGWGGKTVETLAGMIPNLKVEVLDPVLCKGLPKAETYASLDALADMIASKHRESGFRA, via the coding sequence ATGAGAAAGATAGTGGAATCGGTATATTGGGTCGGCGTGGTGGACTGGGACAGACGTCTTTTCGACTCCCTCATCCCCCTGCCTGACGGGACGACGTACAATGCCTATCTCATCCAGGGCAGCGAAAAGACGGCCCTGCTCGACGCCGTGGACCCGGACTTTGCCGGGACACTCATGGCCGCGATCGACACCGTTTCCAGGATCGACTACATCGTCTCACACCATGCGGAGCAGGACCATTCGGGCTCCATCCCCATGGTCCTGGCCCGCCACCCCGGAGCCAAGGTCGTGGCCACGGCCAAGGCCAAGGCCATGCTCATGGACCTCATGCCCATCCCCGAAGACGCCTTCATCGTCGCCGCGGACGGGGACACGCTCTCCCTTGGCGACAAGACCCTCACCTTCATCCACACGCCCTGGGTCCACTGGCCGGAAACCATGGTCACCTATCTGGCCGAGGACAAGATTCTCTTCAGCTGCGACTTCTTCGGGTCACACATCGCCAGCAGCGACCTGTTCGTCACGGACCAGTGCCGGGTGCACGAGTCGGCCAAGCGCTATTTCGCCGAGATCATGATGCCCTTTCGCAACGTCATCGCCAAGAATGTGGACAAGCTGTCCGGGTACGACATCCAGACCATAGCGCCCAGCCACGGCCAGATTTACGGCCAGCCGGGCTGGATCATGGACGCCTATCGGGAATGGGTGTCCGCGTCTGCGCGCAATGTCGTCACCCTGCCCTTTGTCTCCATGCACGGCAGCACCCGGCTCATGGTCGACCACCTCACGGCGGCGCTGGCAGAGCGCGGGGTGCGGGTCGAGCTCTTCAATCTGGCCGTGACCGACATCGGGAAGCTGGCCATGTCGCTGGTCGATGCCGGAAGCATCGTCCTTGGCGTGCCGACAGTGCTCGCCGGGCCGCACCCGCTGGCCGCCTATGCCGCGTTCCTGGCCAACGCCCTGCGGCCCAAGGCAAAATTCCTGTCCATCATCGGGTCATATGGCTGGGGCGGCAAGACCGTGGAGACCCTTGCCGGGATGATCCCCAACCTCAAGGTCGAGGTGCTGGACCCGGTCCTGTGCAAGGGATTGCCCAAGGCCGAGACATACGCCTCGCTGGACGCCCTTGCGGACATGATCGCCAGCAAGCATCGCGAAAGCGGATTCCGGGCATAG
- a CDS encoding TylF/MycF/NovP-related O-methyltransferase, with protein sequence MQIEKHQLAQALNLVLADTPDAWEAGYYGRLMADCIGSQDYQYPVFDYEYKDRRILYTHVHNAVIRSGPMDFFEFGVFQGESFRSWMEINTHPASRFFGFDSFEGLPEEWRSSNLPKGHFSTNGALPDINDPRGTFITGYFNKSLHPFLTGYERKNRMVIHIDSDLCSSCLYVLMTMNPWIARGTVIVFDDFGPADEFAAFHHWYTSCSRTWKILGTRTDLVKFAVAVTN encoded by the coding sequence ATGCAGATAGAGAAGCACCAGCTGGCCCAGGCCCTGAACCTCGTCCTCGCCGACACCCCCGACGCCTGGGAGGCGGGCTATTATGGCCGGCTCATGGCCGACTGCATCGGCAGCCAGGACTACCAGTACCCGGTCTTTGACTACGAGTACAAGGACCGGCGCATCCTCTACACCCATGTCCACAACGCGGTGATCCGTTCCGGCCCCATGGATTTCTTCGAGTTCGGCGTGTTCCAGGGCGAGAGCTTCAGGTCGTGGATGGAGATCAACACCCACCCGGCGTCCCGGTTCTTCGGCTTCGACAGCTTCGAGGGGTTGCCCGAGGAGTGGCGCTCCAGCAACCTGCCCAAGGGGCATTTCTCCACCAACGGGGCGCTCCCGGACATCAACGACCCGCGCGGAACCTTCATCACGGGCTACTTCAACAAATCCCTCCACCCTTTCCTGACCGGCTATGAACGCAAGAACCGCATGGTCATCCACATCGACTCGGACCTGTGCTCCTCCTGCCTCTACGTGCTCATGACCATGAACCCGTGGATCGCACGCGGCACAGTCATCGTGTTCGACGACTTCGGCCCGGCGGACGAGTTCGCCGCCTTCCACCACTGGTACACCTCCTGCTCACGCACCTGGAAGATCCTCGGCACCCGCACCGACCTCGTCAAATTCGCGGTGGCGGTCACCAACTAG
- a CDS encoding ATP-binding cassette domain-containing protein: MMLCADMTKRLKHFDLELRFSCAPGQITAVVGPSGAGKTTMIRLLAGLERPDSGAITFGGQTWADPDSGVFVPARKRGLSLVFQEYTLFPHLNIRKNVAFAATDMDRVDALMDMFGIRHLAASKPAAISGGERQRAAFCQALAREPVLLLLDEPFSALDVATRRNLRARLKELKGELDIPILHVTHDLEEAVFLGDTVMAVENGQVAPDWLHRQCLLPQQ; the protein is encoded by the coding sequence ATGATGCTCTGTGCTGACATGACCAAGCGGCTCAAGCACTTCGATCTTGAACTGCGCTTCTCCTGCGCGCCCGGCCAGATCACCGCCGTGGTCGGGCCGTCCGGGGCAGGGAAGACCACCATGATCCGTCTGCTGGCCGGGCTGGAGCGCCCGGACTCCGGAGCCATCACCTTTGGCGGCCAGACCTGGGCCGACCCGGACTCCGGCGTCTTTGTCCCGGCCCGCAAGCGTGGGCTGAGCCTCGTGTTTCAGGAATACACCCTGTTCCCCCATCTCAATATCCGCAAGAACGTGGCCTTTGCCGCCACGGACATGGACCGGGTTGACGCGCTCATGGACATGTTCGGCATCCGGCACCTGGCAGCCAGCAAACCCGCCGCCATCTCGGGCGGGGAGCGGCAGCGGGCGGCGTTCTGTCAGGCCCTGGCCCGCGAGCCGGTCCTGCTGCTGCTCGACGAGCCATTCTCGGCCCTGGATGTGGCCACCCGCAGGAACCTGCGAGCCCGTCTCAAGGAGTTGAAGGGAGAGCTCGACATCCCCATCCTGCATGTCACCCACGATCTGGAGGAGGCCGTTTTCCTCGGCGACACCGTCATGGCCGTGGAAAACGGACAGGTCGCGCCCGACTGGCTGCACCGGCAGTGCCTGCTCCCGCAACAATAA
- the modB gene encoding molybdate ABC transporter permease subunit produces the protein MDWTPLLLSAKLAFWTMALIPVLAAPLACVLAFGRFRGKSVLDAIVTLPMVLPPTVLGFGLLVVMGPRGLAGAAWEDLTGGRLVFSFAGILIASLIFNLPFAVQPLRASFEKMDSRLLESAAILGLTPVATFFRIILPNCIGGLAAASILVFAHSLGEFGVILMVGGSIPGKTQVASIAIFEAVEAMRFNDAFLMSATLVPVSFAVLMIINKINARRP, from the coding sequence ATGGATTGGACACCACTCCTCCTCTCGGCGAAGCTGGCGTTCTGGACCATGGCGCTCATCCCGGTGCTGGCCGCTCCGCTGGCGTGTGTGCTGGCGTTTGGCCGGTTCCGGGGCAAGAGCGTCCTCGACGCCATTGTCACCCTGCCCATGGTCCTGCCGCCCACGGTCCTTGGATTCGGACTGCTCGTGGTCATGGGCCCGCGCGGGCTGGCCGGGGCGGCCTGGGAAGACCTGACCGGAGGCAGGCTGGTCTTCAGTTTTGCGGGCATTCTGATCGCCTCGCTGATCTTCAACCTGCCTTTCGCGGTCCAGCCCTTGCGCGCCTCCTTCGAAAAGATGGACTCGCGTCTGCTCGAAAGCGCCGCCATTCTCGGCCTCACGCCCGTGGCGACCTTCTTTCGGATCATCCTGCCCAACTGCATCGGCGGGCTGGCTGCGGCGTCCATCCTCGTCTTTGCCCACAGCCTTGGCGAGTTCGGCGTCATCCTCATGGTCGGCGGGAGCATTCCCGGCAAGACCCAGGTGGCGTCCATCGCCATCTTCGAGGCCGTGGAGGCCATGCGTTTCAACGACGCGTTCCTGATGTCGGCGACCCTGGTCCCGGTCAGCTTCGCGGTCCTCATGATCATCAACAAAATCAACGCGAGGCGGCCATGA
- a CDS encoding RlmE family RNA methyltransferase — protein MKQYQDKYFKRAKKENYAARSVYKLKEMDKRFGLFKKGQTVLDLGAAPGSWTQYAGERVGPEGHVLAVDIQDTKHTFAANVTFLQADVFSDSPELLAAMEPLAPFDLVISDMAPKTTGIKFADQANSLELCERAFEVAAKRLKRGGHFAVKIFESGETKAYTDSLRPHFEKIKHFKPYSSRSESKEIFIVALGFAGIDG, from the coding sequence ATGAAACAATATCAGGACAAATACTTCAAACGGGCCAAAAAGGAAAACTACGCGGCCCGGTCCGTGTACAAGCTCAAGGAGATGGACAAGCGGTTCGGCCTCTTCAAAAAGGGGCAGACCGTGCTCGACCTCGGCGCGGCCCCCGGCTCGTGGACCCAGTACGCCGGAGAGCGCGTGGGGCCGGAAGGGCATGTCCTGGCCGTGGACATCCAGGACACCAAACACACCTTTGCCGCCAACGTCACCTTTCTGCAGGCCGACGTGTTTTCCGACTCGCCGGAGCTGCTGGCGGCCATGGAACCGCTCGCGCCCTTTGACCTTGTTATCAGCGACATGGCCCCCAAGACAACCGGAATCAAGTTCGCGGATCAGGCCAACAGCCTGGAGCTGTGCGAGCGCGCCTTCGAGGTGGCGGCCAAGCGGCTGAAGAGGGGCGGCCACTTCGCGGTCAAGATATTCGAGAGCGGCGAGACCAAGGCCTATACCGACTCACTGCGCCCTCACTTTGAAAAAATCAAGCATTTCAAGCCGTACAGTTCAAGATCAGAGAGCAAGGAGATCTTCATCGTCGCGCTTGGCTTTGCGGGGATAGACGGGTAG
- a CDS encoding rubredoxin, translating to MERWECPCGYVYDPAEGDPDHNIAIGTRFEDLPDDWVCPQCGAEKEYFEKL from the coding sequence ATGGAAAGATGGGAATGTCCGTGCGGCTATGTGTATGACCCGGCAGAAGGCGACCCGGACCACAATATCGCCATTGGCACCCGGTTCGAGGATCTGCCCGACGACTGGGTCTGCCCCCAGTGTGGCGCGGAAAAGGAGTATTTCGAGAAACTGTAG
- a CDS encoding TOBE domain-containing protein, translated as MPKSRMVPRHCQRELFSVADDVHHLDAQQLQKLTDAFAIWRSSARRPDSVRARERVGLTFLLLRHTGARLGEVLALDDRTAFDMQRGVVHLGLKESTREVPLPENFCAELERVLESPMACGLRGQFFHLDAGYLRRICYERGKECGLPRELANPRVLRNSRVVEMLRGGVPLAVIKPVLGQSSLDFASGLQQFTQEDVTAIVRLAQTDMRTRSSARNSFIGHVTALLADTVMAEVSMQSRSGVTIHAVITADSMRAMRLEVGTPIVATVKAPLVNVMRAGQTVSGSARNRLPGTVLRVLDSPVIAEITGRLEEGTEVCALVSGQSARDMALQPGDEVDFWFKSLSVVLNAIR; from the coding sequence ATGCCAAAATCCAGAATGGTCCCCCGCCACTGCCAGCGCGAGCTGTTCAGCGTTGCCGACGACGTGCATCACCTCGACGCGCAGCAGCTCCAAAAACTCACCGACGCCTTCGCCATATGGCGAAGCAGCGCCAGACGGCCCGACAGCGTCCGGGCGCGAGAGCGGGTCGGGCTGACTTTTCTCCTGCTCCGGCACACGGGGGCGCGGCTGGGCGAGGTGCTGGCCCTTGATGACCGCACCGCCTTCGACATGCAACGCGGCGTGGTGCATCTCGGCCTGAAGGAAAGCACGCGAGAGGTGCCGCTGCCCGAGAATTTCTGCGCCGAGTTGGAGCGGGTACTGGAAAGCCCCATGGCCTGCGGCCTCAGGGGGCAGTTCTTTCACCTTGATGCAGGATATCTGCGGCGGATCTGCTATGAACGCGGCAAGGAATGCGGGCTGCCCAGGGAGCTGGCCAACCCGCGCGTGCTGCGCAACTCCCGCGTGGTGGAGATGCTGCGCGGCGGCGTGCCGCTGGCCGTGATCAAGCCCGTGCTCGGCCAGTCGTCGCTGGATTTCGCATCGGGCCTGCAACAGTTCACCCAGGAGGATGTGACCGCCATCGTCCGGCTCGCCCAGACCGACATGCGCACGCGCAGCAGCGCCCGCAACTCCTTCATCGGGCATGTGACAGCCCTGCTGGCCGATACCGTGATGGCCGAGGTAAGCATGCAGAGCCGATCCGGCGTCACCATCCACGCCGTGATCACCGCCGACAGCATGCGCGCCATGCGCCTTGAGGTCGGCACTCCCATCGTGGCCACGGTCAAGGCCCCGCTGGTCAATGTCATGCGCGCCGGACAGACGGTGTCAGGGAGCGCCCGAAACCGCCTGCCAGGGACAGTCCTGCGCGTGCTCGATTCGCCCGTGATCGCGGAGATCACCGGACGCCTCGAAGAAGGGACCGAAGTCTGCGCCCTGGTTTCCGGCCAGAGCGCACGGGACATGGCCCTGCAACCGGGAGACGAGGTGGATTTCTGGTTCAAGAGCCTCTCGGTGGTCCTCAACGCCATCCGGTAG
- the ruvC gene encoding crossover junction endodeoxyribonuclease RuvC, with protein MGQDSVVVIGLDPGSRVTGYGIVRECSGQAELVVTGTIRTPAGKDMGTRLGVIYTRLAELITTHCPAEAAIENVFVAKNPSSALKLGQARGAAMAACATHGLSVAEYEPSKVKKNLVGVGGAPKDQVAFMVARCLGIRKPDWPEDASDALAVAICHLNERRMRKLMGG; from the coding sequence ATGGGCCAGGACAGCGTGGTGGTCATCGGCCTGGACCCCGGATCGCGGGTGACAGGCTACGGCATTGTCCGCGAGTGTTCGGGCCAGGCCGAGCTGGTGGTCACCGGCACCATCCGCACCCCGGCGGGCAAGGACATGGGCACGCGCCTTGGCGTCATCTACACCCGGCTGGCCGAGCTGATCACGACCCACTGCCCGGCAGAGGCGGCCATCGAGAATGTCTTCGTGGCCAAAAACCCCTCATCAGCCCTCAAGCTGGGGCAGGCGCGGGGCGCGGCCATGGCCGCCTGCGCCACCCACGGCCTGAGCGTGGCCGAATACGAGCCGAGCAAGGTCAAGAAAAACCTGGTGGGCGTGGGCGGCGCGCCCAAGGATCAGGTGGCCTTCATGGTCGCCCGCTGCCTGGGCATCCGAAAACCCGACTGGCCCGAGGATGCCTCGGACGCCCTGGCCGTGGCCATCTGCCACCTGAACGAGCGGCGCATGCGCAAGCTCATGGGCGGCTGA